The sequence below is a genomic window from Haematobia irritans isolate KBUSLIRL chromosome 3, ASM5000362v1, whole genome shotgun sequence.
GGGGTGACAAAATTGGACCACCAACTAAAAAATGCCCAGGAGTAAGGGCGTCAACACATGAAACGTCCTCCGATAAAGGGCAGAGAGGCCTAGAGTTCAAACAAGATTCAATTCGGGCTAAAAGCgtggaaaattcttcaaaagtgTATCTCAAGTTGAACGTAATTCTTCTAAAATGATGTTTGAAGGATTTGACGCCTGCTTCCCACAGGCCACCCATATGTGGCGCTCCCGCTGGAttaaaatgccaatttaaaccATTATTAGAGTAACTTTGAACTATCTCTGAACTTGTATTTCgaatgaaatttcgaaaatcTGACCGCAATGCCCTTGACGCTCCTACGAAATTCGTCCCATTATCCGAAAACATTTCCTTGGGACAGCCACGGCGAGAAACAAACCTGGCAAATGCCGCTAAAAAGGTAGCTGTTGTTAAATCGCTAACAGCTTCCAAATGAATCGCTCTGGTTGCGAAGCAAACAAAAATCGACGCATAGCCCTTGGTAATCAGACAAGCTCTCCCTCTATAATTTTTGATATCAAAAGGGCCGGCAAAATCAACACCCGTTCTCGTAAACGGCCTGTCAATAATTGTCCTAGCCACCGGTAAAGATGCCATAATCTGTTCCTTCGACCGTTTCGAACAAATCGCACAAATTCTGCACTTGGCTATGACAGATCTTATTAAATTTCTAGATCTTGGGATCCAGAACTCAGTTCTCAGAACTCTGAGCATTAACTGATTTCCTCCATGTAAAGTAATTTTGTGAATAAAGGTTATCAAGAGCCGTGAAAGTTGGCTCTCGTATGGCAATATAATTGGATGTTTCTCATTAAATGACAAAGAGGTTGCATTAGCTAGACGTCCTCCTACTCGAATCAGTCCTTCCCCATCGATAAATGGATTTAAGTTAAGCAACTTGCTTGTAGTAGGCAGAGGACGGTCGTTTGATAACCTGAAATACTCGTCCGGAAAATAGACCTTCTGAGTGACAataattagttttattttaaccAGTTGTGACTCACTAAACGAAGAGTGTTTTTCTGACACTTGTGACGACTTCCTCTTTACCAGTAAAACAAATCTGTAAACATATGACATTACTCGCAACGCTCTTGAGTATGATGAAAAGCGAAGAAGAATATCTTCAAAATCCTTAATATAAGTAAAATGTACATTTATGCTTCGACATTCTTCTTCAGCGTGAAATTCGTTCCCTAACTGAACATCCCAGACGCTCGAAGCTCTCATCCATGATGGGCCATGCCACCACAAAGAATTTCCAATCAATCCATGTGATCGAACACCTCTGCTTATAATGTCTGCGGGGTTATGTTCTGAAACAACGTGTCTCCAACAGTCCTTCCCAACCAAATCTACAATTTTCGATACCCTGTTAGAAACGAAGGTTGTCCAGGAAGCAGGGGGTTTCTGAAGCCAAGCAAGCACGATCGTGGAATCACTCCAGCAAAAAAACTTGATACATTTATTGTCAAAGCTTAGATCCGCCCTCAAAGCGCCTATTAGTTCTGCCAATAACAGTGCTCCACAAAGTTCCAATCTtggtaatgaaattgtctttaaaggaGCTACCCTTGATTTAGCTAGCAACAAATGGGTTTGAATATCCCCATCAGCAGACTGTACCCGGGCATACACACATGCTCCATACGCCTTCTCAGAAGCATCAGAGAAGCCATGAAATTCAATGTGGCAATTTGGGTCAAACCCAATCCAACGCGGTAGTTGAACGTTGTTTAAGTTTTCATAATCCTTCACAAACTGCCTCCATTGAAGATCACTAGACTCAGTCAAGCACTCATCCCAATCTGTTTTTTCCGTCCATATTTGCTGCATCAACATCTTCGCCACAATAATTACGGGCCCTGACCAGCCAGCAGGGTCGAATAGAGTAGAAATTATAGATAAAACCATCCTCTTTGTAAAAATGTCCTCCTGAAGGATAGGTTTTACCGAAAAATAGAAACTATCCTTTTTGGCATTCCACCTAATGCCCAATGTCTTAGCCTTGCTTTCCTCATCAATTTCTAAAAAGTGCTCACTCAGAAGGTCTTCGGCTGGTAAATCCCTCAATATACGTTCATCATTTGAAGTCCACTTCTTCATAGAAAATCCCGCCGAAGATAAGGCCGTGATCAACTGATTGCGAGCGTCTAGAGCCAAAGAGATATCGTGTGATCCAGCGAGAGCATCATCAACATACATCATATGTCTTAAAATTCGTGCTGCCAATGGCAACTCATCCTCGACATCCTTGGCTAGCTGCAACAAACTCCGTATTGCCAAGAAAGGCGCGCAATTGATACCAAAGGTTACCGTTTTCAGTTCAAAATCTTCTACCGGCTGCCTAGGATTGTCTCGAAAAATTTCTCTCTGGAAACGGGAGTGCCTATCATCGACAAGTATTTGGCGATACATCTTCTCAATGTCACCATTAAAAACATAACGATAAAACCTCCATCTTATGATCAACAACGTCAAGTCGTTCTGTAAAACCGGTCCGGGATAGAGAGTATCGTTTAAGCTTAGGCCACTTGAAGTCGGACAAGATGCGTTGAAGACTACCCTCAGCTTCGTGGATGTCCTCTCCGGTTTCACCACCGCATGATGAGGCAAATAAAAATCAAGATCCCCTTCCGATGACTCAGCTACTCTAATCATCTGTCCTAAAATTTCGTATTCCCTTATTACGGTATCGTACATGTCTTTCAAATCCGGTTTCCGTAACAAAGAAGATTCATTCCTCAGAAACTGCCTGAATGCCTTGGTCCGGGACATTCCCAATCCTTTTCCTTCCGTATGTTGAGGTTTGAATGGCAGACACACGATAAACCGACCATCGGTGGACCTTCTAGTTGTTCTCGTGTATAAATCTTCACAATATGTTTCCTCCTCAGTCATAACAGGGACCATTGGTGGTTCTTCCAGTTTCCAGAATTTCTCCAATTGTTGGGTCAAAGACACCTCGGTGCAGAAGGAAACCGTCGTGGTTAATCCGCCACTCTCACTATCGAGCTGACCAGTCAATACCCATCCAAATATAGTGTTCTGGGCCACAAGTGAGCCAAGGACATTACGCTGAATACCATCCAGAATAACTTGTGGGTAAACATCTGCACCAATTAAAATATCCACCTGATCGCTTTTCGCAAAGTACGGATCTGCTAATCTTATATCACCCACAGAAAACCGTTCCGGGAGTGAAATGGAGGAACTAGGCAATCTCCCTGTCAGATGCGGAAGTACCAAACCACATATTTCTATTCTAATGTCATCATCCCTTCCTGATGTCAATTCAAATATACATTGTTTCTGAGTCAAACCGGCCAATGCATTGTTTAAACCAGATATCCTGGCGTTTATTCTTGTAGTCGGTAACCCGAGACGCCTCTGAAGCCTTTCTGAAATAAACGATGCTTGCGATCCAGGATCCAACAAAGCCCTCGCATTGTACAGTACCCCATTCACCCTAATATTCACTACGGCAGTACCTAATAAAACATGCCTGGACGACGTAGCAAAACAGTTCTGAATATCCTGCTCCCTGTGAGAACTCTCCTGAAAATTATCTTGACCCGTAGCAGGACAGTCTACACCAACCGTGATAGAAGTGGATAATGAGGTCTGCGAATCCCTGTGTAACAGCGTGTTATGTCGAAGCTTACATCTCTCGCAGCTGAGTTTACTAGAACATTGGTTCAACCTGTGTTTATTACTAAAACAGTTAATGCAAACATTATTCTTCTTAATGACAGCAAATCTATCCTCCTGACTCATCCGTAAGAATTTATTACAATTCTTCAGAAAATGATCCTGGGAGCAGGCAAAACAACTAATTTTATTAGAACTAGTCTGGTAGGTCCTCAATTTCCTCTGTGAAGGAGGTTCGTTAACATCAACATGGGAAAAATCGAAAACGGTTTCCAACGACTGGAATCTAGCTGTCAAAAATCTATCAAGATCTGCCCATTTCGAAATTTCGGTCTTATCCTTCACTGTCTGTTCCCATAATGAAAGCGTTGTCATTGGAA
It includes:
- the LOC142231341 gene encoding uncharacterized protein LOC142231341, producing MADPVLLRKFKRFAALFLEFEREYNAMSTAAHTMYTVEVRKEEFKSLWNKVKTSYEKFNVDCECAEEQEKEASDLFRQCREAYITCAAGMGELSQSFLSRSVLTSTALSASPMTSQSGENRGNDHRLRLPPCTTEIFHGDYLSWPSFRDMFTAVYIDCQSISPVEKLFYLRQNTQGEALEIVKKSQLTNEGFEVAWNNLKDRYENKRILVNSQLKILFNLLPVKYESAGEIKRIQREINNCIASLKLHGVCIESWDPIFVFLCSTRLPMTTLSLWEQTVKDKTEISKWADLDRFLTARFQSLETVFDFSHVDVNEPPSQRKLRTYQTSSNKISCFACSQDHFLKNCNKFLRMSQEDRFAVIKKNNVCINCFSNKHRLNQCSSKLSCERCKLRHNTLLHRDSQTSLSTSITVGVDCPATGQDNFQESSHREQDIQNCFATSSRHVLLGTAVVNIRVNGVLYNARALLDPGSQASFISERLQRRLGLPTTRINARISGLNNALAGLTQKQCIFELTSGRDDDIRIEICGLVLPHLTGRLPSSSISLPERFSVGDIRLADPYFAKSDQVDILIGADVYPQVILDGIQRNVLGSLVAQNTIFGWVLTGQLDSESGGLTTTVSFCTEVSLTQQLEKFWKLEEPPMVPVMTEEETYCEDLYTRTTRRSTDGRFIVCLPFKPQHTEGKGLGMSRTKAFRQFLRNESSLLRKPDLKDMYDTVIREYEILGQMIRVAESSEGDLDFYLPHHAVVKPERTSTKLRVVFNASCPTSSGLSLNDTLYPGPVLQNDLTLLIIRWRFYRYVFNGDIEKMYRQILVDDRHSRFQREIFRDNPRQPVEDFELKTVTFGINCAPFLAIRSLLQLAKDVEDELPLAARILRHMMYVDDALAGSHDISLALDARNQLITALSSAGFSMKKWTSNDERILRDLPAEDLLSEHFLEIDEESKAKTLGIRWNAKKDSFYFSVKPILQEDIFTKRMVLSIISTLFDPAGWSGPVIIVAKMLMQQIWTEKTDWDECLTESSDLQWRQFVKDYENLNNVQLPRWIGFDPNCHIEFHGFSDASEKAYGACVYARVQSADGDIQTHLLLAKSRVAPLKTISLPRLELCGALLLAELIGALRADLSFDNKCIKFFCWSDSTIVLAWLQKPPASWTTFVSNRVSKIVDLVGKDCWRHVVSEHNPADIISRGVRSHGLIGNSLWWHGPSWMRASSVWDVQLGNEFHAEEECRSINVHFTYIKDFEDILLRFSSYSRALRVMSYVYRFVLLVKRKSSQVSEKHSSFSESQLVKIKLIIVTQKVYFPDEYFRLSNDRPLPTTSKLLNLNPFIDGEGLIRVGGRLANATSLSFNEKHPIILPYESQLSRLLITFIHKITLHGGNQLMLRVLRTEFWIPRSRNLIRSVIAKCRICAICSKRSKEQIMASLPVARTIIDRPFTRTGVDFAGPFDIKNYRGRACLITKGYASIFVCFATRAIHLEAVSDLTTATFLAAFARFVSRRGCPKEMFSDNGTNFVGASRALRSDFRNFIRNTSSEIVQSYSNNGLNWHFNPAGAPHMGGLWEAGVKSFKHHFRRITFNLRYTFEEFSTLLARIESCLNSRPLCPLSEDVSCVDALTPGHFLVGGPILSPPEPQINEAPLSIMNRWQRVKAINQNLCMRWKEEYLKEIVKRNKWKTVESNLKVGDMVVIRDDNLPPNEWRLGRISEVFPGADGKVRVAEIRTSKGPLVRPIVKLVPLPMD